Within Candidatus Eisenbacteria bacterium, the genomic segment TCTTCGACACGCCGCGCAACACGAGCGCCTTCTTCCGGTAGAACCCGACCGGGAAGATCGCCTTCTCGATCGTTCGAAGGGGGAGGCGGGCGATCTCTTCCGGAGTCCGGGCGAGCGCGAAGAGCCGCGCGGACGCGGCGTCGGTCGTCTCGTCCTTTGTGCGAAGCGA encodes:
- a CDS encoding endonuclease III, which translates into the protein MVTNRNIGEVLRIVALEGRRFEEPSLSRIARRKRDPFLVLIGCLLSLRTKDETTDAASARLFALARTPEEIARLPLRTIEKAIFPVGFYRKKALVLRGVSK